From the Natrarchaeobaculum aegyptiacum genome, one window contains:
- a CDS encoding SDR family NAD(P)-dependent oxidoreductase, protein MVTGLTAFVTGASQGLGREIAIAFADAGANVALAARGDGIYETAGLIDDPDRTLALECDVTDESAVESAIEETVETFGGLDCLVNNAGIAGPTAPIAETTDDDWLETLDVNVIGIARTVRAAETHLRDSEQGSIVNISSIGGKRPYPNRSPYAASKMAVIGLTRTLAFEFGPDEVTANAICPGPVEGERIQRVFERRAERRDVAPEDVEQENVANLAIEELVPPEEVAALAVSMASSEMRHVTGQDVNVASGGAWY, encoded by the coding sequence ATGGTCACAGGACTCACTGCCTTCGTGACGGGAGCCAGCCAGGGACTCGGTCGCGAAATCGCCATCGCGTTCGCCGACGCGGGCGCGAACGTCGCCCTCGCCGCTCGCGGCGACGGCATCTACGAGACAGCCGGGCTAATCGACGACCCCGATCGAACGCTCGCCCTCGAGTGCGACGTCACCGACGAGTCGGCCGTCGAGTCGGCCATCGAGGAGACCGTCGAGACGTTCGGTGGACTGGACTGTCTCGTCAACAACGCCGGCATCGCCGGTCCGACCGCACCGATCGCGGAGACGACCGACGACGACTGGCTCGAGACCCTCGACGTGAACGTGATCGGGATCGCCCGGACGGTCAGGGCGGCTGAAACCCACCTGCGCGACTCAGAGCAAGGAAGCATCGTCAACATCTCCTCGATCGGCGGGAAGCGTCCGTACCCGAACCGGTCGCCCTACGCGGCCTCGAAGATGGCCGTCATCGGCCTCACGCGAACCCTCGCGTTCGAGTTCGGTCCCGACGAGGTCACTGCCAACGCGATCTGTCCAGGGCCGGTCGAGGGCGAGCGTATCCAGCGGGTGTTCGAACGTCGGGCCGAGCGACGAGACGTCGCTCCGGAGGACGTAGAACAGGAGAACGTCGCGAACCTGGCGATCGAGGAACTCGTCCCCCCGGAGGAGGTCGCGGCGCTCGCGGTCTCGATGGCGAGTTCGGAGATGCGCCACGTCACCGGGCAGGACGTCAACGTGGCAAGCGGTGGGGCCTGGTACTGA
- a CDS encoding universal stress protein: protein MHFLAGTDSVHTTAAICDYLETRVSAGDTVTVAAAASRNDPATRRDRQEALNVAPVRLGGVCVVETDLRVGDPAPTLLEIAEEVDADELVVGAHAGDPEADRVVGSTARTVLEEATRPVVVAPIPEFEE, encoded by the coding sequence ATGCACTTCCTCGCGGGCACCGATTCGGTGCACACGACGGCGGCGATCTGTGATTACCTCGAGACGCGCGTCTCGGCCGGAGATACGGTGACGGTGGCGGCAGCGGCCAGCCGGAACGACCCGGCGACCCGACGGGACAGACAGGAGGCCCTGAACGTCGCTCCGGTCAGACTCGGCGGCGTCTGCGTCGTCGAGACCGACCTCCGGGTCGGCGATCCCGCACCGACGCTGCTCGAGATCGCCGAGGAAGTCGACGCCGACGAACTCGTCGTGGGTGCCCACGCTGGCGACCCGGAGGCCGATCGCGTGGTGGGATCGACCGCGAGGACGGTGCTCGAGGAGGCGACGCGGCCGGTCGTCGTCGCCCCGATTCCCGAGTTCGAGGAGTGA
- a CDS encoding DUF7521 family protein: MSQASVRVDEATFFELMTVATLFLVALLGTIIAYQAYRGYRRNDAPSMLYLAIGLVLLTLVPFLLNVSLTTFSGFDQIVTVFFENVSRLCGLVAITYSLYGRH; this comes from the coding sequence ATGAGTCAGGCCTCCGTTCGAGTCGACGAGGCGACCTTCTTCGAACTGATGACGGTCGCGACGCTGTTCCTCGTGGCCCTGCTGGGGACGATCATCGCCTATCAGGCCTACCGGGGGTACCGACGGAACGACGCGCCGTCGATGCTCTACCTCGCGATCGGGCTGGTCTTGCTGACGCTGGTGCCGTTTCTCCTCAACGTCTCCCTGACGACGTTCTCGGGGTTCGACCAGATCGTGACGGTGTTCTTCGAGAACGTCAGCCGGCTGTGTGGACTGGTCGCGATCACCTATTCGCTCTATGGTCGGCACTGA
- a CDS encoding winged helix-turn-helix domain-containing protein yields the protein MSEESDLSTILSILDDEYARDILTHTSVEPMSASTLSEHCDASLPTIYRRLDRLTEYQLVTEETELAPDGNHYSVYSANLEALELSLEDGAFELDVSYRDEDVADRFTRMWEGIR from the coding sequence GTGAGTGAGGAGAGTGACCTGTCGACGATCCTCTCGATCCTCGACGACGAGTACGCCCGCGACATCCTCACCCACACCAGCGTCGAACCCATGTCTGCCAGCACACTGAGCGAGCACTGTGATGCCTCTCTCCCGACGATCTATCGCCGTCTCGATCGACTCACGGAGTACCAGCTCGTCACCGAAGAGACCGAACTCGCCCCCGACGGCAACCACTACAGCGTCTACAGCGCCAACCTCGAGGCCCTCGAACTCTCACTCGAGGATGGGGCGTTCGAACTCGACGTGAGCTACCGTGACGAGGACGTCGCCGACCGGTTCACCCGCATGTGGGAGGGGATACGATGA
- a CDS encoding alpha/beta hydrolase family protein produces the protein MAETHRIDVDGETVVADVHDGPLDDDAADPERPWFVCCHGLRSDRTGSYEGRCERAVAEGYPAVRFDFRGCGDSDGQFVDSTLESRLADLGAVLEFVDPETCVLFGSSFGGTVALHAAATFAADRVEAVVTRAPVTYTRAFDGYREQVAAEGEIVLEDEHSDRTQRIDERFFEVLERYPFEPVARDLAVPVAIAHGRDDESVPVEDSLEAAGALETDVACWLYAGEGHRFSRAAERRLREATVGWLEEGGIAP, from the coding sequence ATGGCAGAAACCCACCGGATCGACGTCGACGGCGAGACGGTCGTCGCGGACGTCCACGACGGCCCACTGGACGACGACGCAGCCGACCCGGAACGGCCGTGGTTCGTCTGCTGTCACGGCCTCCGCAGCGACCGCACCGGCAGTTACGAGGGCCGTTGTGAGCGCGCGGTGGCGGAAGGTTACCCCGCCGTCAGGTTCGACTTTCGTGGCTGTGGCGACTCCGACGGCCAGTTCGTCGACTCCACGCTCGAGTCCCGACTCGCCGACCTCGGGGCCGTCCTCGAGTTCGTCGACCCCGAAACCTGTGTCCTGTTCGGCTCGAGTTTCGGCGGGACGGTCGCCCTGCACGCGGCGGCGACGTTCGCGGCCGACCGCGTCGAGGCCGTGGTCACGCGCGCACCGGTCACCTATACCCGGGCGTTCGACGGCTACCGCGAGCAGGTCGCCGCCGAGGGCGAGATCGTCCTCGAAGACGAGCACAGCGACCGGACCCAGCGGATCGACGAGCGGTTCTTCGAGGTCCTCGAGCGGTACCCGTTCGAACCGGTCGCGCGGGACCTCGCGGTTCCGGTCGCCATCGCTCACGGCAGAGACGACGAGTCGGTCCCCGTCGAGGACAGCCTCGAGGCGGCGGGCGCACTCGAGACCGACGTCGCCTGCTGGCTCTACGCCGGAGAGGGCCACCGGTTTTCACGGGCTGCAGAGCGGCGACTGCGCGAGGCGACCGTCGGCTGGCTCGAGGAGGGTGGGATCGCGCCGTAG
- a CDS encoding metal-dependent hydrolase encodes MWPWEHAIVGYLAYSLFVHLVYRDSPTGLETLAVVFGSLLPDLIDKPLAWEFGVFEAGYAIGHSIFVAIPLSIAVGLLARRVGRTRAGIAFSVGYLLHLPADVLDAYVRGGQVAPELMFWPIATVEEVGEPAGFLAEFTRLFGQYQEALLAGDLSTYMWAQVGLAALAGLVWLADGAPVLREVLVWFRRLVTAAVGRNGPRESVPDDRN; translated from the coding sequence ATGTGGCCCTGGGAACACGCCATCGTTGGCTACCTCGCGTACTCACTCTTCGTCCACCTCGTCTATCGTGACTCGCCGACCGGCCTCGAGACGCTGGCGGTCGTCTTCGGCTCCCTCCTGCCGGACCTGATCGACAAACCGCTGGCGTGGGAGTTCGGCGTCTTCGAGGCGGGGTACGCGATCGGTCACTCGATCTTCGTCGCGATCCCGCTCTCGATCGCGGTGGGCCTGCTCGCCCGCCGCGTCGGCCGCACCCGCGCGGGAATCGCCTTCAGCGTCGGCTACCTCTTACACCTCCCCGCGGACGTCCTCGACGCCTACGTCCGGGGTGGGCAGGTCGCCCCGGAACTCATGTTCTGGCCCATCGCTACCGTCGAGGAAGTCGGCGAGCCAGCCGGCTTCCTCGCGGAGTTCACGCGCCTGTTCGGCCAGTACCAGGAGGCGCTGCTGGCCGGCGACCTCTCGACGTACATGTGGGCTCAGGTCGGTCTCGCTGCACTCGCCGGCCTCGTCTGGCTGGCAGACGGTGCGCCCGTCCTGCGTGAGGTCCTGGTCTGGTTCAGACGGCTGGTCACGGCCGCAGTCGGTCGAAACGGGCCACGAGAGTCCGTTCCCGACGACCGCAACTGA
- a CDS encoding polysaccharide deacetylase family protein yields the protein MARIVERSSGPQSISHGGETVTPPALESAPRLEALPADAEFALCLTHDVDRPYKGLRGLFFATRERPGYHLRTVLSGENPYWQFENVMALEDDLGVRSSWYVLNEQHLLLDRPPRDWTAPANWIQHLGRYDVTSDEIAGVLRALEEGGWEVGLHGSFHTADDPARIREETATLESVLDGPVTGGRQHHLRLSPPETWHYYRLAGLAYDASLGSTTECGFHHGYHPIRPFDDEFVVFPLTIMDQALPDPARRPNAARRTCNRLLEEAAANDAVMSVLWHPRYFSEREFPGHRDLYRWVIERGQELGAWIGSPRNYLEAVDADCVPGDESARAPASDPTGGASLATDREPSATAGSDPTTGGGQPASTDGGLERASDERAGSDVANGVSDRRGAR from the coding sequence ATGGCCCGGATCGTCGAGCGCTCGAGCGGTCCCCAGTCGATTTCCCACGGGGGTGAGACAGTGACCCCGCCAGCCCTCGAAAGCGCTCCTCGACTCGAGGCCCTTCCGGCCGACGCCGAGTTCGCCCTCTGTCTGACTCACGACGTCGATCGGCCGTACAAGGGGCTTCGGGGGCTGTTCTTCGCGACACGGGAACGGCCGGGCTACCACCTCCGGACCGTTCTCTCTGGCGAGAACCCCTACTGGCAGTTCGAGAACGTGATGGCTCTCGAGGACGACCTCGGCGTTCGATCGTCGTGGTACGTGCTGAACGAACAGCACCTGCTGCTGGATCGACCGCCGAGAGACTGGACTGCACCGGCGAACTGGATTCAACACCTCGGGCGCTACGACGTGACGAGCGACGAGATCGCTGGTGTCCTCCGCGCACTCGAGGAGGGTGGCTGGGAGGTCGGCCTTCACGGCTCTTTTCATACCGCCGACGACCCGGCCAGAATTCGCGAAGAGACGGCGACGCTCGAGTCGGTCCTCGACGGTCCCGTGACCGGCGGGAGACAGCACCACCTCCGGCTCTCGCCACCGGAGACGTGGCACTACTACCGACTCGCAGGGCTCGCCTACGACGCCAGTCTCGGCTCGACGACGGAGTGTGGGTTCCACCACGGCTACCATCCGATCCGGCCGTTCGACGACGAGTTCGTCGTCTTTCCACTGACGATCATGGATCAGGCGCTCCCAGATCCGGCGCGGCGACCGAACGCCGCCCGACGGACCTGCAACCGGCTGCTCGAGGAGGCCGCGGCGAACGACGCGGTGATGTCCGTCCTCTGGCACCCCCGGTACTTCAGCGAGCGCGAGTTCCCGGGTCACCGCGACCTCTACCGGTGGGTGATCGAGCGCGGTCAGGAGCTGGGTGCCTGGATCGGTTCGCCGCGGAACTACCTCGAGGCCGTCGACGCCGACTGCGTCCCCGGAGACGAGTCGGCCCGGGCCCCGGCATCGGATCCGACTGGCGGCGCTTCTCTCGCAACCGATCGAGAGCCATCCGCCACCGCCGGGTCGGACCCCACGACGGGGGGCGGGCAGCCGGCGAGCACCGATGGCGGCCTCGAGCGTGCGAGCGATGAGCGAGCCGGTTCTGACGTGGCAAATGGCGTGAGCGACCGGAGGGGGGCGCGATGA
- a CDS encoding sugar phosphate nucleotidyltransferase, which translates to MKAVVLAGGYATRLWPITKHRPKMFLPIGDSTVVDRIFAELEADDRIDEVYVSTNERFAAEFEAHLAQSEFEKPRLSVEETTEEADKFGVVGALAQLIDREDVDDDLLVIAGDNLISFDVADFVDYFQEQGAPTLAAYDVGSREKAKSYGLVSLEGDRVVSFQEKPDDPDSTLVSIACYAFPRESLSLLETYLEDGNNPDEPGWFVQWLQDREPTYAYTFEGAWFDIGTPESYLDAVAWHLDGDSLVDESATLENATIGENVHVMADVTLEDTHLEHAVVFPDATIQNADVRRSIIDEGTRLEDMDLAGALIGAHTTITNGSP; encoded by the coding sequence ATGAAAGCCGTCGTGCTCGCCGGCGGATACGCGACCCGGCTCTGGCCGATCACCAAGCATCGGCCAAAGATGTTCCTGCCGATCGGCGACTCGACCGTCGTCGACCGTATCTTCGCCGAACTCGAGGCCGACGACCGGATCGACGAGGTCTACGTCAGTACGAACGAGCGGTTCGCCGCCGAGTTCGAAGCGCACCTCGCCCAGAGCGAGTTCGAGAAACCTCGACTCTCGGTCGAGGAAACCACCGAGGAGGCCGACAAGTTCGGCGTCGTCGGCGCGCTCGCCCAGTTGATCGATCGCGAGGACGTCGACGACGACCTGCTCGTGATCGCCGGCGACAACCTCATCAGTTTCGACGTCGCCGACTTCGTCGACTACTTCCAAGAACAGGGGGCACCGACGCTCGCCGCCTACGACGTCGGCTCGCGCGAGAAAGCCAAGTCCTACGGCCTCGTCTCACTCGAGGGCGATCGCGTCGTCTCTTTCCAGGAGAAACCCGACGACCCCGACTCGACGCTCGTCTCGATCGCCTGCTATGCGTTCCCCCGGGAGTCGCTCTCGCTGCTCGAGACCTACCTCGAAGACGGCAACAACCCCGACGAACCTGGCTGGTTCGTCCAGTGGCTCCAGGATCGCGAACCGACCTACGCCTACACCTTCGAGGGCGCGTGGTTCGACATCGGAACTCCCGAGAGCTACCTCGACGCGGTCGCCTGGCACCTCGACGGCGACTCGCTGGTCGACGAGTCGGCGACTCTCGAGAACGCGACCATCGGTGAGAACGTCCACGTCATGGCCGACGTAACGCTCGAGGACACTCATCTCGAGCACGCCGTGGTCTTCCCGGACGCCACGATCCAGAACGCCGACGTCCGTCGGTCGATCATCGACGAGGGAACCCGGCTCGAGGACATGGACCTCGCGGGCGCGCTCATCGGGGCGCACACGACGATCACGAACGGCTCGCCGTAG
- a CDS encoding NfeD family protein encodes MLEALAGNVPLLLLSVGLVLMALEAISPGANFVVVGVALVGAGLLGVFLPITSPFILAGLALGIGLVAAYIYHEFDFYGGKGTAQTKDSSSLAGATGYATRTITSRDGEVKLDEGGFAPYYSARTSGDSIEEGEEIIVLDPGGGNVLTVESLDAIADDEIDRALARDAQSRARRESEADETEPVGEAESDSRPLDDRERETEPSD; translated from the coding sequence ATGCTCGAGGCCCTCGCTGGGAACGTACCACTCCTGTTGCTCTCCGTGGGATTAGTCCTGATGGCCCTCGAGGCCATCTCCCCGGGTGCGAACTTCGTGGTGGTCGGCGTCGCGCTGGTCGGTGCGGGACTGCTCGGCGTCTTCCTCCCGATCACCAGTCCGTTCATCCTCGCCGGACTGGCGCTGGGGATCGGCCTCGTCGCGGCCTACATCTACCACGAGTTCGACTTCTACGGCGGCAAAGGGACCGCCCAGACCAAAGACTCGAGTTCGCTCGCGGGCGCGACCGGCTACGCGACGCGAACGATCACCAGCCGCGACGGCGAGGTCAAACTCGACGAGGGTGGCTTCGCCCCCTACTACAGCGCGCGAACGAGCGGCGACTCCATCGAGGAGGGCGAAGAGATCATCGTCCTCGATCCCGGCGGCGGGAACGTGCTCACGGTCGAATCTCTCGACGCGATCGCCGACGACGAGATCGACCGCGCGCTCGCTCGCGACGCCCAGTCGAGAGCCAGACGGGAGAGCGAAGCCGACGAAACCGAACCCGTCGGTGAAGCCGAATCGGACAGCCGACCGCTCGACGACCGGGAACGTGAGACGGAGCCGTCGGACTGA
- a CDS encoding vitamin K epoxide reductase family protein yields MSTENPSALAFDYEWEYSPRVGTLFGVFTLVAVLGWLVTVALTAIHLFAIPAIPADAPVQGSIEVITSPWAYVLGIPLATLGGFYYLTTIGLALWWFDTRHPLIIKVLTPITASGVVFSSYFVYLQLGVIGEICPFCMMSAAATVILFALELGILGMSSTPKLTNMIGDFGGVLGQTNFPVILFPVLIGLVTLAGLFIVPVLPLPDAVGFV; encoded by the coding sequence ATGTCAACCGAAAACCCGAGCGCACTTGCGTTCGATTACGAGTGGGAGTACTCGCCCCGGGTCGGGACGCTGTTCGGCGTCTTCACCCTCGTGGCGGTGCTGGGCTGGCTGGTGACCGTCGCACTGACCGCAATTCACCTCTTTGCCATCCCGGCGATTCCAGCGGACGCACCGGTTCAGGGAAGCATCGAGGTCATCACCAGTCCGTGGGCCTACGTCCTCGGTATTCCGCTCGCGACCCTCGGCGGGTTCTACTACCTGACGACGATCGGGCTCGCCCTCTGGTGGTTCGACACTCGGCACCCGCTGATCATCAAGGTCCTGACGCCGATCACCGCCAGCGGCGTGGTCTTCTCGTCGTACTTCGTCTACCTGCAACTGGGCGTCATCGGCGAGATCTGCCCGTTCTGTATGATGTCGGCCGCCGCGACCGTGATCCTGTTCGCACTCGAGCTGGGGATCCTGGGAATGAGTTCGACCCCCAAGCTGACGAACATGATCGGTGATTTCGGTGGCGTGCTCGGCCAGACGAACTTCCCGGTGATCCTGTTCCCGGTGCTGATCGGGCTGGTCACGCTCGCTGGGCTGTTCATCGTTCCCGTGTTGCCGCTGCCGGACGCCGTCGGATTCGTCTAG
- a CDS encoding SPFH domain-containing protein, whose amino-acid sequence MVAELLPLQTAGGALLIIGALVLVVVVAALLSAIEIVDAYEKRALTVFGEYRKLLEPGINFVPPFVSNTYRFDMRTQTLDVPRQEAITRDNSPVTADAVVYIKVMDAKKAFLEVDNYKKAVSNLAQTTLRAVLGDMELDDTLNKRQEINARIRQELDEPTDEWGIRVESVEVREVNPSKDVQRAMEQQTSAERKRRAMILEAQGERRSAVEKAEGEKQSEIIRAQGEKQSQILEAQGDSISTVLRAKSAESMGERAIIDQGMETLEQIGQSESTTFVLPQELTSMVGRYGKHLSGSDVGEHVDSLESLDFDEETRELIGLDDIAEIIGEIDQEAEMDVEAMEQEAQAIKEGGDPAEISDPEAVIEEMDQEFQTDGGAESVDADSGSDQSR is encoded by the coding sequence ATGGTCGCAGAACTCCTCCCGCTCCAGACGGCAGGTGGTGCGTTACTCATCATCGGCGCGCTCGTGCTGGTCGTGGTCGTTGCCGCGTTACTCAGCGCGATCGAAATCGTCGACGCGTACGAGAAACGCGCCCTCACCGTCTTCGGCGAGTACCGCAAACTCCTCGAGCCGGGGATCAACTTCGTTCCCCCGTTCGTCTCGAACACGTATCGTTTCGACATGCGAACCCAGACACTCGACGTCCCCCGTCAGGAAGCGATCACGCGCGACAACTCCCCCGTGACGGCCGACGCCGTCGTCTACATCAAGGTGATGGACGCCAAGAAGGCGTTCCTCGAGGTCGACAACTACAAGAAGGCAGTCTCGAACCTCGCCCAGACTACCCTCCGTGCGGTGCTGGGTGACATGGAACTCGACGACACGCTGAACAAGCGCCAGGAGATCAACGCCCGCATCCGTCAGGAACTCGACGAACCCACCGACGAGTGGGGGATCCGCGTCGAGAGCGTCGAGGTCCGCGAGGTCAACCCCTCGAAGGACGTCCAGCGTGCGATGGAGCAACAGACCTCCGCCGAGCGAAAACGCCGTGCCATGATCCTCGAGGCACAGGGTGAACGCCGCAGTGCCGTCGAGAAAGCAGAGGGTGAAAAGCAAAGTGAGATCATCCGCGCACAGGGTGAAAAGCAGAGTCAGATCCTGGAAGCCCAGGGTGACTCGATTTCGACGGTCCTGCGCGCGAAGTCCGCCGAATCGATGGGTGAGCGTGCCATCATCGATCAGGGAATGGAGACGCTCGAGCAGATCGGCCAGAGCGAGTCGACGACGTTCGTCCTCCCACAGGAACTCACCTCGATGGTCGGTCGCTACGGCAAACACCTCTCGGGCAGTGACGTCGGCGAGCACGTCGACTCCCTCGAGAGTCTCGACTTCGACGAGGAGACCCGCGAACTGATCGGACTCGACGACATCGCCGAGATCATCGGCGAAATCGATCAGGAAGCCGAGATGGACGTCGAGGCGATGGAACAGGAGGCCCAGGCGATCAAGGAAGGCGGCGATCCAGCCGAGATATCCGATCCGGAAGCGGTCATCGAAGAGATGGACCAGGAGTTCCAGACCGATGGCGGCGCCGAGTCAGTCGACGCCGACTCCGGGTCAGACCAGTCCAGATAA
- a CDS encoding winged helix-turn-helix transcriptional regulator encodes MTTPDGVDDEKRATLRRFAALGGATSLAGSGLAASASADTGESDARDAIAGYLSRTPGAHFSKIRDDLQLGTGETQHHLRRLEDIDAVERYRDGDYKRFVLARRFDEFEKQALGYLRRDTPRGMLIELLARPDASARDLADALDVSAPTVSKYAGELESADLLSREDGYAVERPETVLLLVVRYADSFGDRATEFARSADDLFEYHGGD; translated from the coding sequence ATGACGACACCCGACGGGGTCGACGACGAGAAGCGAGCGACCCTGCGCCGATTTGCCGCCCTCGGCGGGGCCACCTCGCTCGCTGGCTCCGGCCTCGCAGCGTCGGCCTCGGCCGATACGGGTGAAAGCGACGCCCGCGACGCCATCGCAGGCTACCTCTCGCGGACGCCCGGTGCTCACTTCTCGAAGATCCGCGACGACCTCCAGCTCGGGACCGGCGAGACCCAGCACCACCTCCGCCGACTCGAGGACATCGACGCCGTCGAACGCTACCGCGACGGCGACTACAAGCGATTCGTCCTCGCCCGCCGGTTCGACGAGTTCGAAAAGCAGGCGCTCGGCTACCTTCGCCGGGACACCCCGCGCGGGATGCTGATCGAACTGCTCGCGCGGCCCGACGCCAGCGCTCGCGACCTTGCCGACGCCCTCGACGTCTCCGCACCAACGGTCAGCAAGTACGCCGGCGAACTCGAGTCGGCAGACCTCCTCTCCCGTGAGGACGGTTACGCCGTCGAACGCCCAGAGACGGTTCTCTTGCTGGTGGTGCGCTACGCCGACTCCTTCGGCGACCGGGCGACCGAGTTCGCTCGCAGCGCCGACGACCTGTTCGAGTACCACGGCGGCGACTGA
- a CDS encoding DUF7123 family protein: protein MSTAMAPDLTTKQREILQYLRENAATKTYFKSRLIGQELGMTAKEVGSNITALQEGDYDVDIEKWGYSSSTTWKVSV, encoded by the coding sequence ATGAGCACGGCAATGGCCCCCGACCTCACCACCAAACAACGCGAAATTCTCCAGTACCTCCGGGAGAACGCCGCGACGAAGACGTACTTCAAATCCCGCCTCATCGGCCAGGAGCTGGGCATGACTGCCAAGGAGGTCGGGTCGAACATCACCGCTCTACAGGAAGGCGACTACGACGTCGACATCGAAAAGTGGGGCTACTCCTCGAGCACCACCTGGAAAGTCTCCGTCTAG
- the yjjX gene encoding inosine/xanthosine triphosphatase, with amino-acid sequence MNVAVGSTNPVKVAAVERTLSRYEPTVTAVGVDSGVPEQPRSIDETVAGAENRAVRAFEATDADYGVGLEGGVAELDGVPGLSLVMWAAVTDGPRLECGGGPTLRLPDTVAERLEAGGELGPVMDDLLETEGVATSEGAAGVLTDGLTDRTRALGEAVACAFGPFVVGHYE; translated from the coding sequence ATGAACGTCGCAGTCGGAAGCACCAATCCCGTCAAAGTGGCCGCCGTCGAACGGACGCTCTCCCGCTACGAGCCGACAGTCACCGCCGTCGGCGTCGACTCTGGCGTGCCAGAACAGCCCCGTTCGATCGACGAGACCGTCGCCGGTGCCGAGAACCGGGCTGTTCGCGCGTTCGAAGCTACCGATGCCGACTACGGCGTGGGCCTCGAGGGTGGCGTCGCGGAACTCGACGGCGTACCGGGCCTCTCGCTCGTCATGTGGGCGGCAGTCACCGACGGACCCCGTCTCGAGTGCGGTGGCGGACCGACCCTTCGCCTACCGGATACCGTCGCCGAGCGACTCGAGGCCGGTGGCGAGTTAGGCCCCGTGATGGACGACCTGCTCGAAACCGAGGGCGTCGCGACGAGCGAGGGTGCTGCGGGTGTCCTCACGGACGGATTGACCGATCGGACGCGCGCACTCGGCGAAGCGGTCGCCTGCGCGTTCGGTCCGTTCGTCGTCGGTCACTACGAGTGA
- a CDS encoding transcription initiation factor IIB, translating into MTNASPNTRVRRNDPETTEEESAEREHDDLACPECAGNLVVDDEHGETVCEDCGLVVEEDSVDRGPEWRAFDAAEKNEKSRVGAPTTNTMHDKGLSTNIDWRNKDAYGNALGSRQREKMQRLRKWNERFRTRDSKERNLKQALGEIDRMASALGLPTNVRETASVIYRRALDEDLLPGRSIEGVSTACVYAAARQAGVPRSLDEIADVSRVEKNEIARTYRYVVRELGLEVQPADPESYVPRFASGLGLSDEAEHRARSLLQNAKEKGVHSGKSPVGLAAAAVYAAALLTNEKTTQAAVSDVADISEVTIRNRYHELLEAEETLGLA; encoded by the coding sequence ATGACCAACGCATCACCGAACACGAGAGTACGACGTAACGACCCCGAAACGACCGAAGAGGAATCTGCCGAACGCGAACACGACGACCTTGCCTGTCCCGAGTGTGCGGGCAACCTCGTCGTCGACGACGAGCACGGCGAGACGGTCTGTGAAGACTGTGGGCTCGTCGTCGAGGAAGATTCCGTCGACCGCGGCCCCGAGTGGCGTGCGTTCGACGCCGCCGAGAAGAACGAGAAGTCCCGCGTCGGTGCCCCCACGACGAACACGATGCACGACAAGGGGCTGTCGACCAACATCGACTGGCGGAACAAAGACGCCTACGGGAACGCGCTGGGCTCGCGCCAGCGAGAGAAGATGCAGCGCCTGCGAAAGTGGAACGAGCGCTTCCGCACCCGCGACAGCAAGGAGCGGAACCTCAAACAGGCGCTTGGCGAAATCGACCGGATGGCCTCCGCGTTAGGACTCCCGACGAACGTCCGCGAGACCGCGTCGGTCATCTACCGTCGTGCACTCGACGAAGATCTCCTGCCGGGACGCTCGATCGAGGGCGTCTCGACGGCCTGTGTCTACGCCGCCGCTCGTCAGGCTGGCGTCCCCCGCTCGCTCGACGAGATCGCCGACGTGAGCCGCGTCGAGAAGAACGAGATCGCCCGCACCTACCGCTACGTCGTTCGCGAGCTGGGCCTCGAGGTCCAGCCTGCCGACCCGGAGAGCTACGTCCCCCGGTTCGCGTCGGGACTTGGCCTCTCCGACGAGGCCGAACACCGCGCGCGCAGCCTGCTCCAGAACGCCAAGGAGAAGGGCGTCCACAGCGGCAAGTCGCCGGTCGGCCTCGCCGCCGCCGCGGTCTACGCCGCTGCCCTCCTGACCAACGAGAAGACCACGCAGGCGGCCGTCTCGGACGTCGCGGACATCTCCGAAGTGACGATTCGAAACCGCTACCACGAACTGCTCGAGGCCGAAGAGACCCTCGGCCTGGCCTGA